A stretch of Microbacterium sp. LWH3-1.2 DNA encodes these proteins:
- a CDS encoding FBP domain-containing protein has protein sequence MRPLTEDELRSAFVNASADELRLVTLPHDFVLTDWDHLDFLAWRDPRTRGRGYLVAEIDGEPAGVVLRGAEGSSHARAALCNLCHTMQPADQVTMYTARKAGEAGVHGDSVGTYICADLSCHENVRLAPPLAPNEVRASVDMKIDGTRRRTEAFVGRVLETAGVRR, from the coding sequence ATGCGCCCACTGACCGAAGATGAGTTGCGTTCCGCATTCGTGAACGCCTCCGCCGACGAGCTGCGTCTCGTCACCCTGCCTCACGACTTCGTGCTCACAGACTGGGACCATCTCGACTTCCTGGCGTGGCGCGACCCGCGCACGCGGGGCCGGGGCTACCTGGTCGCCGAGATCGACGGAGAACCCGCCGGTGTCGTGCTGCGCGGCGCGGAGGGCTCGTCCCACGCCCGCGCGGCGCTCTGCAACCTGTGCCACACGATGCAGCCGGCCGACCAGGTCACCATGTACACGGCACGCAAGGCCGGTGAGGCCGGCGTGCACGGCGACAGCGTCGGCACGTACATCTGCGCCGATCTGTCGTGCCACGAGAACGTGCGCCTGGCGCCACCGCTCGCGCCGAACGAGGTGCGCGCGAGCGTCGACATGAAGATCGACGGCACGCGCCGGCGCACCGAGGCCTTCGTCGGCCGCGTGCTCGAGACCGCAGGAGTGAGGCGATGA
- a CDS encoding sugar ABC transporter permease: MAPSPRAERPVRRRPFGKWFADTGWRHLVAIVVSAFAIFPLLYVLSASLNPSGTLTGTNQLFSAVGIDSYVRILTDPQIPYPQWFLNTMIVALITGFTMVFIGALAAYAFSRMRFTGRRVGLITIVVVQMFPQMLAVVAIFLMFSSISDWFPAIGLNTLSGLILIYLGGALGVNTYLMYGFFNTIPKELDEAAKIDGAGHARIFFTIILRLVAPILAVVGLLSFIGIVNEYMIASVLLIDPDKQTLVVGLTKLVSNPRYADWSGFAAGAVMAAIPVVIVFLLLQRYIVGGLTAGATKG; encoded by the coding sequence ATGGCGCCCTCGCCACGTGCCGAACGGCCGGTGCGCCGTCGCCCGTTCGGCAAGTGGTTCGCCGACACCGGCTGGCGGCACCTCGTCGCGATCGTGGTGTCGGCATTCGCGATCTTTCCGCTGCTCTACGTGCTGTCGGCGTCGCTGAACCCGAGCGGCACCCTCACCGGCACCAATCAGCTGTTCTCGGCGGTCGGCATCGACAGCTACGTGCGCATCCTCACCGACCCGCAGATCCCGTACCCGCAGTGGTTCCTCAACACCATGATCGTGGCGCTGATCACCGGATTCACGATGGTGTTCATCGGGGCACTGGCCGCGTACGCCTTCTCGCGCATGCGCTTCACGGGCCGCCGTGTGGGCCTCATCACGATCGTGGTCGTGCAGATGTTCCCGCAGATGCTTGCCGTCGTGGCGATCTTCCTCATGTTCAGCTCCATCAGCGACTGGTTCCCGGCGATCGGACTCAACACGCTGAGCGGTCTGATCCTGATCTACCTCGGCGGCGCGCTGGGCGTGAACACCTACCTCATGTACGGCTTCTTCAACACGATCCCGAAGGAGCTCGACGAGGCGGCGAAGATCGACGGGGCCGGCCACGCGCGCATCTTCTTCACGATCATCCTGCGCCTGGTCGCACCCATCCTCGCCGTCGTCGGACTGCTGTCGTTCATCGGCATCGTGAACGAGTACATGATCGCGAGCGTGCTGCTCATCGATCCCGACAAGCAGACGCTCGTCGTCGGTCTGACCAAGCTCGTGTCGAACCCGCGCTACGCGGACTGGTCGGGCTTCGCCGCGGGGGCGGTGATGGCCGCGATTCCGGTCGTCATCGTCTTCCTGCTGCTGCAGAGGTACATCGTCGGCGGCCTCACCGCCGGAGCCACGAAGGGCTGA
- a CDS encoding ABC transporter permease subunit, which translates to MTDTLSTATDEKAPPQTPRQRSAARMADAAGGRLRWLVLKIVMLAIVDAVALYAVFVLFLHNEWLVLTLVTAVTILVNWIYFSRKQIPAKYLTPGIILLVVFQIFTLSYTAYIGLTNYGTGHNGSKDQAIASLMRSSLVRVEDSPTFDVTVVERVGELGLLVTDPTDGEASLGTNLKPLEPVDATMEGGKAVAVDGWTTLTFADVLARSNEVEELAVPYTDDPNDGAIRTQDGQKGYLYTSTLVYDASADTMTDTTTGTVYTDDGEGAFTSESGEQLLPGWQVFVGFDNFVRALTDTTIRGPLLAVTAWTFVFAIVSVATTFFLGLLLAMLFQNTRMRFKNGYRIMLILPYAFPAFLSALIWAGMMNKSFGFINQVLLGGAEIGWLTDPWIAKFSVLLVNLWLGFPYMFLVCMGALQGIPEEVNEAGVMDGASPWQIFRRIKLPLLLVTVTPLLIASFAFNFNNFNLIYMLTGGGPRFEDTAIPAGHTDLLISMVYKVAFTGQNRDYGLASAFTILIFIVVAVIAVISFRKTKALEELN; encoded by the coding sequence ATGACCGATACTCTCTCGACCGCGACTGACGAGAAGGCCCCGCCGCAGACGCCGAGGCAGCGCAGCGCCGCCCGCATGGCCGACGCCGCCGGAGGCCGTCTCCGCTGGCTGGTCCTCAAGATCGTGATGCTGGCGATCGTGGACGCCGTCGCGCTCTATGCCGTCTTCGTCCTCTTCCTGCACAACGAGTGGCTCGTCCTCACGCTGGTGACGGCCGTGACGATCCTCGTCAACTGGATCTACTTCTCCCGCAAGCAGATCCCGGCGAAGTATCTGACCCCGGGCATCATCCTGCTGGTCGTGTTCCAGATCTTCACCCTGAGCTACACCGCCTACATCGGCCTCACCAACTACGGCACCGGCCACAACGGCTCCAAGGACCAGGCGATCGCGTCCCTCATGCGGTCATCCCTCGTCCGTGTCGAGGACTCGCCGACGTTCGACGTGACCGTCGTCGAGCGCGTCGGCGAACTCGGCCTCCTGGTGACCGACCCCACCGACGGCGAAGCGTCGCTCGGCACGAACCTGAAGCCGCTCGAACCGGTCGACGCCACCATGGAGGGCGGCAAGGCCGTCGCCGTCGACGGCTGGACCACGCTCACCTTCGCGGACGTGCTCGCGCGCAGCAACGAGGTGGAAGAGCTCGCGGTGCCGTACACCGACGACCCCAATGACGGGGCGATCCGCACCCAGGACGGCCAGAAGGGGTACCTCTACACCTCCACCCTCGTATACGACGCATCCGCCGACACGATGACCGACACCACGACCGGGACGGTCTATACAGACGATGGCGAGGGCGCCTTCACGTCCGAGTCCGGCGAACAGCTGCTGCCCGGATGGCAGGTCTTCGTCGGCTTCGACAACTTCGTGCGCGCCCTGACCGACACGACGATCCGCGGCCCGCTGCTGGCGGTGACGGCATGGACCTTCGTCTTCGCGATCGTCTCGGTGGCCACGACCTTCTTCCTCGGTCTGCTGCTGGCGATGCTCTTCCAGAACACGCGGATGCGGTTCAAGAACGGGTACCGGATCATGCTGATCCTGCCCTATGCGTTCCCGGCGTTCCTGTCGGCCCTCATCTGGGCGGGCATGATGAACAAGAGCTTCGGGTTCATCAACCAGGTCCTTCTGGGCGGAGCCGAGATCGGCTGGCTGACCGACCCGTGGATCGCGAAGTTCTCGGTCCTGCTGGTCAACCTCTGGCTCGGCTTCCCGTACATGTTCCTCGTGTGCATGGGAGCGCTGCAGGGCATCCCCGAAGAGGTCAATGAAGCCGGCGTGATGGACGGTGCGAGCCCGTGGCAGATCTTCCGCCGCATCAAGCTGCCGCTCCTGCTCGTCACGGTGACGCCGCTCTTGATCGCGTCGTTCGCCTTCAACTTCAACAACTTCAACCTGATCTACATGCTCACCGGAGGCGGTCCGCGATTCGAGGACACGGCGATACCGGCGGGACACACCGACCTGCTCATCTCGATGGTGTACAAGGTCGCCTTCACCGGGCAGAACCGCGACTACGGTCTCGCCTCGGCGTTCACGATCCTGATCTTCATCGTGGTCGCCGTCATCGCGGTGATCAGTTTCCGTAAGACCAAGGCCCTCGAGGAGCTGAACTGA
- a CDS encoding sugar ABC transporter substrate-binding protein yields MKVNKKSWLALGGLAVASIVLAGCAGSANDAGSTDEGDATSTLTVWVDSERVDALKGAADAYSEKTGVKVDLVGKDTGKIKDDFIQQAPTGKGPDVVMGAHDWLGELSTNGVVAPIELGDTAGDYLPVALQASTYEGTTYMLPYAVENIAILRNADIIPEPATSFDDMIAKGQAAGLTSPFVVQQGVEGDPYHLYPFQTAFGAPVFGTDAEGNYDPADLQIGNEGGFQFATWLGAQGAAGNVNTDVDGDIAKTKFTEGEAAFWLTGPWNVGVATDAGINVAIDPIPSPTDAAAQPFAGVKGFFVSSESDNKVAANDFLVNYIGTEDVQLELFKAGNVLPALTAAADTAAADPIIAGFQTVGADAVPMPAIPAMGAVWQYWGIAEAAIINGADPTATWQKLTDDVSAAIK; encoded by the coding sequence ATGAAGGTGAACAAGAAGAGCTGGCTCGCGCTCGGCGGTCTCGCCGTCGCATCGATCGTCCTCGCGGGCTGCGCGGGCAGCGCAAACGACGCCGGTTCGACCGACGAGGGCGACGCCACGTCGACGCTGACCGTCTGGGTCGACTCCGAGCGCGTCGATGCGCTGAAGGGCGCGGCCGACGCGTACAGCGAGAAGACCGGCGTCAAGGTCGACCTGGTGGGCAAGGACACCGGCAAGATCAAGGACGACTTCATCCAGCAGGCTCCGACGGGCAAGGGCCCCGACGTGGTCATGGGCGCCCACGACTGGCTCGGCGAGCTGTCGACCAACGGCGTGGTGGCTCCGATCGAGCTCGGCGACACCGCCGGCGACTACCTCCCGGTCGCGCTGCAGGCGTCGACCTACGAGGGCACGACCTACATGCTCCCGTACGCCGTCGAGAACATCGCGATCCTCCGCAACGCCGACATCATCCCCGAGCCGGCCACGAGCTTCGACGACATGATCGCGAAGGGCCAGGCCGCCGGCCTCACCTCCCCGTTCGTCGTCCAGCAGGGCGTCGAGGGCGACCCGTACCACCTGTACCCGTTCCAGACCGCGTTCGGGGCGCCGGTGTTCGGCACCGACGCCGAGGGCAACTACGACCCGGCCGACCTGCAGATCGGCAACGAGGGCGGCTTCCAGTTCGCCACCTGGCTCGGCGCGCAGGGCGCGGCCGGCAACGTCAACACCGACGTCGACGGCGACATCGCCAAGACGAAGTTCACCGAGGGCGAGGCGGCCTTCTGGCTGACTGGCCCGTGGAACGTCGGCGTCGCGACCGACGCGGGCATCAACGTCGCGATCGACCCGATCCCGAGCCCGACCGACGCCGCCGCTCAGCCGTTCGCGGGCGTCAAGGGTTTCTTCGTGAGCTCCGAGTCCGACAACAAGGTCGCCGCGAACGACTTCCTCGTCAACTACATCGGAACCGAGGACGTCCAGCTCGAGCTCTTCAAGGCCGGCAACGTGCTGCCCGCCCTCACCGCCGCTGCCGACACGGCGGCCGCCGACCCGATCATCGCCGGATTCCAGACCGTCGGTGCCGACGCCGTCCCGATGCCCGCCATCCCGGCGATGGGTGCCGTGTGGCAGTACTGGGGAATCGCCGAGGCCGCGATCATCAACGGCGCCGACCCGACGGCGACGTGGCAGAAGCTCACCGACGACGTGAGCGCCGCCATCAAGTAA
- a CDS encoding YajQ family cyclic di-GMP-binding protein, whose amino-acid sequence MADSSFDIVSKVDHQEAENALNQARKEIEQRYDFKGTGASIEWSGESVLIKASTEDRANAVLDVFQSKLIKRGISLKSLDSGEPFASGKEYRIVSTIKDGISSENAKKISKIIRDEGPKSVKSQIQGDELRVQSKSRDDLQEVQRLLKAADLDVDLQFVNYR is encoded by the coding sequence ATGGCAGATTCTTCGTTCGACATCGTCAGCAAGGTCGACCACCAGGAGGCGGAGAACGCCCTCAACCAGGCCCGCAAAGAGATCGAGCAGCGCTACGACTTCAAGGGCACCGGGGCCTCCATCGAGTGGAGCGGCGAGTCCGTGCTCATCAAGGCGAGCACCGAGGACCGCGCGAACGCCGTCCTCGACGTCTTCCAGTCCAAGCTCATCAAGCGGGGCATCTCCCTGAAGAGCCTCGACTCGGGCGAACCCTTCGCCAGCGGCAAGGAGTACCGCATCGTCTCGACCATCAAGGACGGCATCTCGTCGGAGAACGCGAAGAAGATCTCGAAGATCATCCGCGACGAGGGCCCCAAGTCGGTGAAGTCGCAGATCCAGGGCGACGAGCTGCGCGTGCAGTCGAAGTCCCGCGACGACCTGCAGGAGGTGCAGCGCCTGCTCAAGGCCGCCGACCTCGACGTCGACCTCCAGTTCGTCAACTACCGCTGA
- a CDS encoding tyrosine-type recombinase/integrase has translation MASIKQRTDGVWRARYRDDAGREHARHFTLKRDAQRWLDEVAAAVVTGQYVDPKAGRITWDEWATRWMERQSWAVGTHEAAAVAVQSVPWRDGPIAGIKSSHVQAWVAAESKRGLAASTIRTRLNYVQMSFRAAVADKVIASSPAVGVKAPRGRKAEAAMRIMSAEEVNAALEAAADFRGFVEVCVFAGLRLGEAAGLQLRDVNFLGRSISVARQVQGATNTTAQIVPPKYESERTVYVPDELMASLAAHVQRQNVTDHDEQLFVTPLGRLWHRNNAAEEWRRIRQAIGLSDEITLHTLRHTFASNLIAQGCDVVTVQRALGHSTPSITLNVYSHLWPSAEDKTRSATASFMTEIRNSADSVRTETKKPQVSGSRQR, from the coding sequence ATGGCATCGATCAAGCAGAGAACTGACGGCGTCTGGCGCGCCCGCTACCGCGATGACGCCGGACGGGAGCACGCCCGTCACTTCACTCTCAAGCGCGATGCGCAACGGTGGCTCGACGAAGTCGCGGCCGCCGTCGTCACCGGGCAGTATGTCGACCCCAAAGCGGGACGAATCACCTGGGACGAATGGGCGACCCGGTGGATGGAGCGACAGTCCTGGGCGGTGGGCACCCACGAGGCGGCGGCCGTCGCGGTGCAGAGCGTCCCGTGGCGCGACGGCCCGATCGCGGGCATCAAGTCGTCGCATGTCCAGGCGTGGGTGGCCGCGGAGTCGAAACGCGGGCTGGCAGCTTCCACCATCAGGACGCGCCTCAACTACGTGCAGATGTCGTTCCGCGCTGCCGTCGCCGACAAGGTCATCGCGTCGAGCCCGGCCGTGGGCGTCAAAGCCCCTCGGGGTCGGAAGGCCGAGGCCGCCATGCGGATCATGTCCGCGGAGGAGGTCAACGCCGCGCTCGAGGCGGCCGCTGACTTCCGCGGCTTCGTCGAGGTCTGCGTCTTCGCCGGCTTGCGGCTCGGCGAGGCTGCCGGGCTGCAGCTGCGGGATGTGAACTTTCTCGGGCGCTCGATCAGCGTCGCCCGCCAGGTGCAGGGCGCGACGAACACCACCGCCCAGATCGTGCCGCCCAAGTACGAATCCGAGCGCACGGTCTACGTCCCCGACGAGCTGATGGCGTCACTGGCCGCTCACGTCCAACGCCAGAACGTCACCGATCACGACGAGCAGCTCTTCGTCACCCCGCTCGGCCGGCTCTGGCACCGCAACAACGCTGCGGAGGAGTGGCGCCGCATCCGGCAAGCCATTGGCCTCTCTGACGAGATCACCCTGCACACGCTTCGCCACACGTTCGCGTCGAACCTGATCGCGCAGGGCTGCGATGTCGTCACCGTGCAGCGCGCGCTCGGACACTCCACGCCGTCCATCACGCTGAACGTCTATAGCCACCTCTGGCCGTCCGCGGAGGACAAAACACGGTCCGCAACCGCGTCGTTCATGACGGAGATCCGCAATTCTGCGGACTCCGTGCGGACTGAAACCAAAAAACCCCAGGTCAGCGGCTCGCGTCAGCGGTAG
- a CDS encoding helix-turn-helix domain-containing protein — MATDEQIGTNLTRIRNGMSQKDLAEAMRARGFKWSQATVWSVEKGERPLRLTEAEGLGVVLRINPDLLLATPQELDLHAEVVDFANLLDEIAELAGVAFDAQLRLARAIDDRPESEWPKDSLTIVTRSAIDAALDGLARAEANQRGISEAGGWLNRTHAASSVHTDAFLARVREVIEEAKRDRGDRAEEDDGIDQAEN, encoded by the coding sequence ATGGCGACAGACGAGCAGATCGGCACGAACCTCACCCGCATCAGAAACGGCATGAGCCAGAAGGATCTCGCCGAGGCTATGCGCGCGCGAGGTTTCAAGTGGTCCCAAGCCACTGTGTGGTCGGTCGAGAAGGGTGAGCGACCGTTGCGCCTCACCGAAGCGGAAGGACTCGGCGTTGTGCTGCGGATCAATCCGGATCTGCTGCTCGCAACACCTCAAGAGCTCGACCTCCACGCCGAAGTGGTCGACTTCGCCAACCTGCTCGACGAGATCGCCGAACTCGCCGGAGTGGCATTCGATGCACAACTGAGGCTCGCCCGCGCGATCGACGACCGACCCGAGTCCGAGTGGCCCAAAGATTCGCTCACCATCGTGACCCGAAGTGCCATCGACGCCGCGCTGGACGGGCTCGCCCGCGCCGAGGCGAACCAACGCGGCATCAGCGAAGCGGGTGGATGGTTGAACAGAACCCATGCCGCCTCCAGCGTCCACACCGACGCCTTCCTCGCGCGCGTCCGCGAGGTGATCGAGGAGGCCAAACGCGACCGCGGCGACCGGGCGGAGGAAGACGATGGCATCGATCAAGCAGAGAACTGA